One stretch of Toxoplasma gondii ME49 chromosome XI, whole genome shotgun sequence DNA includes these proteins:
- the MORN1 gene encoding membrane occupation and recognition nexus protein MORN1 (encoded by transcript TGME49_310440~Gene product name based on ToxoDB Community Expert Annotation.): MESCHAYHGQIKDGLFHGKGTLIYSGNEKYEGEFVFGKREGHGRFLYADGATYEGKWVEDRIHGQGVAHFASGNRYEGQWEMGRINGFGKLSYSNGDEYEGEWVDGKMHGRGTYRYAEGDVYTGEWRDDKRHGKGSVTYVSAKGSVVEKYEGDWVNGKMHGHGKYIYSDGGVYEGDWIDGKMHGKGTYVFPNGNVYEGEWAHDMKDGYGVLTYQNGEKYEGYWKQDKVHGKGTLTYTRGDKYIGDWMDAKKDGEGELIYANGDRFKGQWADDRANGFGVFTYANGNRYEGEWTDDKRHGRGVFYCAEDGSAYEGEFVGGRKEGNGILRLATGHQLEGTWSGGQLVRVTSFVFAQDSPWLNVDL; the protein is encoded by the coding sequence ATGGAGAGCTGCCACGCGTACCACGGACAGATCAAAGACGGTCTGTTTCACGGGAAAGGGACTCTGATTTACAGCGGAAATGAAAAGTACGAGGGGGAGTTCGTGTTCGGGAAGCGCGAGGGGCACGGTCGCTTCCTCTACGCCGACGGAGCCACTTACGAAGGGAAGTGGGTCGAAGACCGCATCCACGGCCAGGGCGTCGCACATTTCGCCAGTGGCAACCGGTACGAAGGCCAGTGGGAAATGGGCCGAATCAACGGCTTCGGGAAGCTTTCGTACAGCAACGGTGACGAGTACGAGGGCGAGTGGGTGGACGGGAAGATGCACGGTCGCGGGACCTACCGCTACGCGGAGGGCGATGTCTATACAGGGGAGTGGCGCGACGATAAGCGCCACGGAAAAGGCAGTGTGACGTACGTCAGTGCCAAAGGTTCCGTGGTGGAGAAATACGAGGGCGACTGGGTGAACGGAAAGATGCACGGTCACGGGAAGTACATCTACAGCGACGGCGGCGTCTACGAGGGAGACTGGATCGACGGGAAGATGCATGGAAAGGGCACTTATGTGTTTCCGAACGGCAACGTGTACGAAGGCGAGTGGGCTCACGACATGAAGGACGGCTACGGGGTCCTGACGTAccagaacggagaaaagtACGAAGGGTACTGGAAGCAGGACAAGGTCCACGGCAAAGGCACACTCACTTACACCCGCGGTGACAAGTACATCGGCGACTGGATGGACGCAAAGAAGGACGGGGAAGGCGAGCTCATCTACGCGAACGGCGACCGCTTCAAAGGCCAGTGGGCCGACGACCGAGCAAACGGATTCGGCGTCTTCACGTATGCAAACGGGAACCGATACGAAGGCGAATGGACAGACGACAAACGCCACGGACGCGGAGTCTTCTACTGCGCTGAAGACGGCAGCGCGTACGAGGGCGAGTTCGtcggagggagaaaagaaggcaatGGAATTCTGCGTCTCGCGACTGGCCACCAACTCGAAGGCACCTGGTCTGGTGGACAGCTCGTGCGCGTCAcgtccttcgtcttcgcccaGGACTCACCATGGCTCAATGTCGACTTGTAA
- a CDS encoding myosin heavy chain, putative (encoded by transcript TGME49_310450) gives MDADNFRKLTAILDVLDRYRKSLTAASYQSFAVDKSRGRRFSRSPSVPRSSYAGRLPSHSLFVRNSTVLKHHGDSRQMEDWPATPVSTIQRKITMRRAKTLHVRRQPPVRASCPELPELQKLQADVSELDLRLQKMITSRGMEKCFDEAVAPEDEAKRQETFEAEAVRKWSSLSDGDVFMDLDDSDDDSLRPDVVFSDSVGSVDLKSLAEMEFEEVDLNHITPKVLGQLFDRVLDCLQLDFRDLIDKLKTQNGHLKQDLISMKKKLQDAVRTNDEQVQELKDMTERVADLGAETRELTRQLRLMESQLKKYAEQDREMQAMIREKLAWEAERQQLSAQIQKLTEELGTRDEGQRVVQLLGDLDRVEALNQEREEQLKTLTKNLEAKDREIESLTFDLMKQTTMAAPRRDTRSSILSPRVSLEFLAGSLPRRSTVARRHVQSRSSLPLAGASLAGELQLATQEAEEKPAVTVEEHAQRLEDAHRKLEQALSDLHEATRVNDALRKSVSRLQRELDEKIKNVKDLAKEVENKDEQLHSAEEKLRDQSLRLDASCLKLSEAEETNRIREAELERLRADLAVARGELDVLLKQGEGDTSTNQTLVEQVNHQVEQIQKLEKEVVDLREELNASRGKNVFLSEETERLKKLLEEETGKAGEGDLAWRERLAEVEAELEAERLRALRTEELERQVKDLEEDLRVLRHMEAEMEANLKQEIEILNAHMDEQKATFSRAEKELQDQRDAAENEKADLATRLARVNEELERLHRAESLALALQAERDAFARESRSQEEAQKVRELLEKHAADLSEVRESIAELRRTKECLETEQSELERRVTAFTQEMAEVQALYQDMHSKLSAALQSKEEGRARLLAACEHMEKGVDAKLEQMRRELREESEKELERRRLVGLASSLQDSVHRLERDNAALHAKLQAAERVRDESPESQKRLEALEAENQAFSRQLADLRCVKEENDRLLRQVEDLRGRNADLEVLVATTKGAASPEVERFQQSCRRLAAQLKVLEEEAALKARQANAEKDSLQDRCRHLETELQSASEKLRAAEQATEDWHGKYEMSTMENEKMKNKLALLTEHQGRFMEDAAEHQKLSSLMEKLSRELLQIRGDVAKIKDLGTRIQDAPSTTVFNVGYPENVIPMVSVHGDQNKEQTVNISGMYDLRMAAGQYASFSSTASSRAATPLRRNCASSLLASIRDGISNSNCCSADVESRMTSAIDSGGMTYFFPPPTRRPPATCPSPMGSSVWDKQVSKPSTILRFRTGTEAPALDSFSSKSTSSDTRSEFHPVTPGVRW, from the exons ATGGATGCAGATAATTTCAGGAAGCTCACAGCGATCCTCGATGTCTTGGATCGCTACAGAAAGTCTTTGACGGCGGCTTCCTACCAGAGCTTCGCTGTGGATAAGTCCCGTGGCAGACGGTTCTCGCGTTCGCCGAGTGTCCCGCGTTCCAGCTATGCGGGCAGGTTGCCATCTCACTCACTTTTTGTGAGAAACAGTACCGTTCTGAAGCACCATG GTGACTCTAGGCAAATGGAGGACTGGCCAGCGACGCCAGTCTCCACCATTCAACGGAAAATAACAATGCGGCGTGCAAAGACCTTGCATGTGCGTCGGCAACCTCCTGTGCGGGCTTCCTGCCCTGAGCTTCCAGAGCTTCAGAAGCTTCAAGCCGACGTCAGCG AGTTGGATTTGCGCCTTCAGAAAATGATAACAAGCCGTGGGATGGAAAAATGTTTCGACGAGGCGGTCGCACCTGAGGACGAAGCGAAAAGACAA gagacGTTTGAGGCAGAGGCAGTTCGAAAATGGTCTTCACTGAGTGACGGCGATGTGTTCATGGACCTGGACGACTCAGATGACGACTCTCTTCGACCGGATGTTGTCTTCAGTG ATTCCGTTGGATCCGTCGACTTGAAGAGTCTAGCGGAAATGGAGTTCGAGGAAGTCGACTTGAACCACATCACGCCCAAGGTCCTTGGGCAGCTCTTCGACCGCGTTTTGGACTGTCTTCAACTCGATTTCAGAGATCTCATTGATAAGCTGAAAACCCAG AATGGGCATCTGAAACAGGACCTCATctcgatgaagaagaaactccaAGATGCGGTTCGCACGAATGACGAGCAG GTTCAAGAGTTGAAAGATATGACGGAACGGGTGGCGGACCTGGGggcggagacacgagagcTCACGAGACAGCTCCGATTGATGGAGTCACAACTCAAGAAATATGCG GAGCAAGACCGAGAGATGCAGGCAATGATCCGCGAGAAGCTGGCCTGGGAGGCGGAGCGACAGCAACTCAGCGCACAAATTCAAAAGTTGACAGAAGAACTGGGAACTCGCGACGAGGGCCAGCGAGTTGTACAGCTTCTGGGCGACTTGGACCGCGTCGAGGCACTCAatcaggagagagaagagcagctgAAGACGTTGACAAAGAACTTGGAGGCGAAGGACCGGGAGATCGAGTCTCTCACGTTCGACTTGATGAAGCAGACGACTATGGCGGCTCCTCGTCGAGACACACGCAGCAGCATTTTGTCTCCGcgagtctctctcgagttcctcgcGGGTTCGCTTCCTCGAAGGTCCACTGTTGCTCGTCGCCATGTTCAATCCAGGAGCTCTCTGCCGCTGGCGGGTGCGTCATTAGCTGGAGAGCTGCAGCTAGCTACTcaagaagccgaagagaaaCCTGCAGTCACCGTTGAAGA ACACGCCCAACGACTGGAGGATGCGCACCGCAAGTTGGAACAAGCTCTGTCGGATTTGCATGAGGCGACTCGAGTGAACGACGCGCTTCGGAAGTCGGTCAGCCGCCTTCAACGAGAACTGGATGAGAAGATCAAAAACGTGAAGGACCTCGCGAAAGAAGTTGAG AACAAGGATGAACAGCTTCACagcgcagaggagaagctgcGAGATCAGAGTTTACGCCTAGATGCCAGCTGCCTCAAACTCTCTGAGGCCGAAGAGACAAATCGAATCAGAGAGGCGGAGTTGGAAAGGCTTCGCGCAGATCTCGCCGTAGCTCGG GGTGAACTCGACGTCCTTCTCAAgcagggcgagggagacacg AGTACAAACCAGACACTGGTGGAGCAGGTGAACCACCAGGTTGAACAGATccagaagctggagaaggaagTTGTCGACTTGCGCGAAGAGTTGAACGCGAGTCGAGGCAAAAATGTATTTTTaagcgaggaaacaga AAGACTCAAGAAGCTgttggaagaagaaacaggaaaagcTGGAGAGGGCGACCTTGCTTGGCGTGAACGACTCGCAGAAGTGGAGGCAGAG ctgGAGGCAGAACGCCTGCGAGCACTCCGCACTGAAGAGTTGGAGCGGCAAGTGAAGGACCTGGAGGAAGACCTGCGCGTGCTGCGGCACATGGAAGCTGAGATGGAGGCGAATTTGAAGCAAGAAATTGAGATTCTCAATGCACACATGGACGAGCAAAAGGCGACGTTTTCTCGGGCGGAAAAAGAGTTGCAGGATCAGCGCGACGCAGCCGAAAACGAGAAGGCAGACCTCGCCACTCGGCTCGCGCGCGTTAACGAAGAGCTGGAGCGGCTCCACAGGGCAGAAAGTCTGGCGCTCGCTCTCCAGGCCGAGCGCGACGCGTTCGCCAGAGAATCTCGGTCTCAAGAGGAGGCTCAAAAAGTCCGCGAACTCCTCGAAAAGCACGCTGCAGATCTGTCGGAGGTCCGGGAGTCGATAGCGGAGCTGCGTCGGACGAAGGAGTGTCTGGAGACTGAACAGAGTGAGTTGGAACGGCGAGTCACCGCGTTTACGCAAGAGATGGCAGAAGTCCAGGCTCTGTACCAAGACATGCACAGCAAACTGAGCGCCGCGCTTCAAAGCAAGGAAGAGGGACGAGCGCGActtctcgctgcatgcgaacaCATGGAGAAGGGCGTGGATGCGAAGCTGGAGCAGATGCGGAGAGAGCTGCGGGAGGAGTCGGAGAAAGAACTGGAGCGCAGGCGGCTTGTGGGGCTCGCCAGCAGCTTGCAGGATAGTGTTCATCGGCTGGAGCGGGATAACGCCGCATTGCATGCGAAGCTGCAGGCGGCCGAGCGAGTCCGAGACGAGTCTCCTGAAAGTCAGAAACGCCTTGAAGCTctcgaagcagagaaccAGGCCTTCTCCCGCCAACTCGCTGATCTGCGATGTGtaaaggaggagaacgacaGACTTCTGCGCCAAGTCGAGGACCTCAGGGGGCGGAACGCGGATCTCGAGGTGCTCGTTGCGACCACGAAAGGCGCAGCCAGTCCGGAGGTCGAACGCTTCCAGCAGAGCTGCCGTCGCTTGGCTGCGCAACTCAAAGTgttggaggaagaagcagcctTGAAGGCGCGGCAAgcaaatgcagagaaagactcGCTCCAAGACCGATGCAGACACCTCGAAACCGAGTTGCAAAGCGCCTCGGAAAAGCTGCGTGCCGCGGAACAAGCAACGGAAGACTGGCACGGAAAGTACGAGATGTCCACGATGGAGAACGAAAAAATGAAG AACAAGCTCGCACTCTTGACAGAGCACCAAGGCCGTTTCATGGAGGATGCTGCGGAACACCAAAAACTGTCTTCTCTCATGGAGAAGTTGTCTAGAGAGCTTCTCCAGATCCGCGGAGATGTAGCCAAGATCAAAGATCTCGGAACGCGAATCCAGGATGCACCTTCCACAACTGTGTTCAACGTCGGGTATCCGGAGAACGTCATTCCCATGGTCAGCGTCCACGGGGACCAAAACAAGGAGCAAACTGTCAACATATCAG GCATGTACGACCTGCGCATGGCGGCAGGCCAGTACGCAAGTTTTTCATCGACCGCAAGCAGCCGCGCAGCCACTCCGCTACGCAGAAActgcgcttcctctctgttggCCAGTATTCGCGATGGCATTTCCAACAGCAACTGCTGCTCGGCTGACGTGGAAAGTCGAATGACATCTGCGATAGACAGCGGGGGAATGACCTACTTCTTTCCTCCGCCTACTCGCCGTCCGCCGGCGACCTGTCCATCACCCATGGGCAGTTCGGTTTGGGACAAACAAGT GTCCAAACCGTCGACAATCTTACGATTCAGGACCGGCACTGAGGCGCCAGCATTGgattctttctcctccaaaTCCACGAGTAGCGACACGCGCTCGGAGTTTCATCCTGTCACGCCAGGTGTTCGGTGGTAA